A portion of the Blastopirellula sediminis genome contains these proteins:
- a CDS encoding AAA family ATPase, giving the protein MTNTPANDLLARLAGKNASSDGGSDPWATLAATTPAHEPVQEFETVGADEKLDSLLDRLNKMAKGGRGEAGALGKSTSYDRDDEPLDAFIPREPTNAREAGLTDTEIEALALKYLVSRGEASGRQISEQLRLPFLIVEEQLRKMKYDQLVVYKDTTVANDYVYYPTDLGRERGKRYSEHCTYFGAAPVTLNDYIDSVKAQSLEKQHPSIDDLRRAFEDLLINPEMFRRLGPAINSGRGLFLYGSPGNGKTSIAERVTRSFGQHIWIPRAIGLDGEILRLYDPSNHEEVPLPQESGLLNSAKLDRRWVRIKRPTIVVGGELTMENLEITFNTTTGISEAPVQLKSNCGTLVIDDFGRQRMRTDELLNRWIVPLEKRYDYLNMANGKKIQVPFDQLVIFSTNLEPKDLCDDAFLRRIPYKIEVTDPSEGEFRQLFKIMCPLMGFEYRAEVIDYVVQKHYQTVNRPYRCCQPRDLLQQVRNLCLFEKEPLELSRERFDAAVENYFAVM; this is encoded by the coding sequence ATGACGAACACTCCGGCGAACGACCTTCTGGCGCGGTTGGCAGGCAAAAACGCTTCTTCTGACGGAGGAAGCGATCCCTGGGCGACGCTCGCCGCAACCACTCCTGCGCACGAACCGGTACAAGAATTCGAAACGGTCGGCGCGGACGAAAAGCTCGACTCGTTGCTCGATCGCTTGAACAAGATGGCGAAAGGGGGACGGGGTGAAGCGGGGGCCCTCGGCAAATCGACGTCTTACGATCGCGATGACGAACCGCTCGACGCGTTCATTCCACGCGAGCCGACCAACGCGCGTGAAGCGGGGCTGACCGATACCGAGATCGAAGCGCTCGCGCTCAAATATCTGGTTTCGCGTGGTGAAGCGAGCGGTCGACAGATTTCCGAACAACTGCGTCTGCCGTTTCTGATCGTCGAAGAGCAGTTGCGGAAGATGAAGTACGACCAGTTGGTCGTCTACAAAGATACGACGGTCGCCAACGACTACGTCTATTACCCGACCGATCTGGGCCGGGAACGAGGGAAGCGTTATTCGGAGCACTGCACCTACTTTGGCGCGGCGCCGGTGACGCTCAACGATTACATCGACAGCGTCAAAGCGCAGTCGCTCGAAAAGCAGCATCCCAGCATCGACGATCTCCGCCGTGCTTTTGAGGATCTGCTCATCAATCCCGAGATGTTCCGCCGCTTGGGCCCGGCCATCAACAGCGGCCGCGGTCTGTTCCTCTACGGTTCGCCGGGTAACGGTAAAACGAGCATTGCCGAGCGGGTGACGCGATCGTTTGGCCAGCACATCTGGATTCCGCGGGCGATCGGCCTCGACGGCGAAATCTTGCGGCTCTACGATCCGAGCAACCACGAAGAGGTTCCGTTGCCGCAAGAAAGCGGGCTGCTCAACAGCGCGAAGCTCGATCGTCGCTGGGTGCGGATCAAACGGCCAACGATCGTCGTCGGTGGTGAATTGACGATGGAGAATCTTGAAATCACCTTCAATACGACGACCGGCATCAGCGAAGCGCCGGTGCAGCTGAAAAGCAACTGCGGCACGCTGGTGATCGACGACTTTGGTCGTCAACGGATGCGGACCGACGAACTGCTCAATCGCTGGATCGTGCCGCTCGAAAAGCGTTACGACTACCTGAATATGGCGAACGGTAAAAAGATCCAAGTTCCGTTCGATCAGTTGGTCATCTTCTCGACCAACCTTGAGCCGAAAGATTTGTGCGACGATGCGTTTTTGCGTCGTATTCCGTACAAGATCGAAGTCACCGACCCGTCGGAAGGAGAATTCCGACAGCTCTTCAAGATCATGTGCCCCTTGATGGGCTTTGAGTATCGCGCGGAAGTGATCGACTACGTCGTGCAAAAGCACTATCAGACGGTCAATCGCCCCTATCGCTGTTGCCAGCCCCGCGACTTACTGCAACAGGTGCGCAACCTGTGCCTGTTCGAGAAAGAGCCGCTCGAACTGTCGCGAGAGCGGTTTGACGCCGCGGTTGAGAACTACTTCGCGGTGATGTAA
- the dcd gene encoding dCTP deaminase, which produces MILSGNEIRARLGKDIQIDPYDDDRVNPNSYNLTLHDELMVYEEIVLDMKKPHRVRRLRIPEEGVVLSPNQLYLGRTVERTETHNLVPMIEGRSSVGRLGLFVHVTAGFGDVGFNGFWTLEMFAVQPIRIYAGVPICQIFYHEIKGDIVEYVSNKYQNNTGIQPSLLFKELNPNAEKEDPQLPLNFGFPPK; this is translated from the coding sequence AGGGAATGAGATTCGAGCACGTCTCGGCAAGGATATTCAGATCGATCCGTACGACGACGACCGGGTCAATCCGAACAGCTACAACTTGACGCTCCACGACGAGTTGATGGTGTACGAAGAGATCGTGCTCGACATGAAAAAGCCGCATCGCGTCCGGCGGTTGCGGATTCCAGAAGAAGGGGTCGTCCTCTCTCCGAATCAGCTTTATCTGGGGCGAACGGTCGAACGGACCGAAACGCACAACTTGGTCCCGATGATCGAGGGACGCTCGTCAGTCGGTCGACTCGGCCTCTTCGTCCATGTCACGGCCGGCTTCGGCGACGTCGGCTTCAATGGCTTTTGGACTCTCGAAATGTTCGCCGTCCAGCCGATCCGCATCTACGCCGGCGTCCCGATCTGCCAGATCTTCTACCACGAGATCAAAGGGGACATCGTCGAGTACGTCAGCAACAAGTACCAGAACAATACCGGCATTCAGCCGAGCTTGCTGTTCAAAGAGCTAAACCCCAACGCGGAAAAAGAAGATCCGCAGCTGCCGCTGAACTTTGGCTTTCCACCGAAGTAG